In Jeotgalibaca arthritidis, a single genomic region encodes these proteins:
- a CDS encoding CvfB family protein translates to MNNELGTVITAMVTDQNEKSYFVQKNGITYGLDKKEVESELSIGDMVKGFVYENMNKQLKITTQIPKVRIGHYGWGVVTDVRRDLGVFVDIGLEDKDIVVSLDNMPELKSLWPKKGDRLMISLRIDLKDRIWGELADEDIFRSISRIPSQQDDWKNQNTTATVYRLKMVGTFVLTDDFHIGFIHPTERDAEPRLGEQVEARVIGVSPHGMLNLSLKPRAHEALEDDAQMIMALLEKSPTSSLPYTDKSNPDDIRDYFGISKAQFKRALGRLMKNKLIVQEDGQTKLVK, encoded by the coding sequence ATGAATAATGAATTAGGAACTGTCATAACGGCGATGGTAACAGATCAAAATGAGAAATCATACTTTGTTCAAAAGAATGGTATTACTTATGGACTAGATAAAAAAGAAGTCGAATCTGAATTGTCAATTGGTGATATGGTTAAAGGTTTTGTTTATGAAAATATGAATAAGCAATTAAAAATAACGACTCAAATCCCTAAGGTTAGAATTGGCCATTACGGATGGGGTGTTGTAACGGATGTGAGACGTGATTTAGGTGTATTCGTTGATATTGGTTTAGAAGACAAGGATATTGTTGTTTCTTTAGACAACATGCCTGAATTGAAGAGTCTATGGCCTAAAAAAGGAGATCGCTTGATGATCTCTTTGAGAATTGATTTGAAAGATCGTATTTGGGGAGAACTAGCTGATGAGGATATTTTCCGTTCTATTTCACGTATTCCTTCTCAACAAGACGATTGGAAGAATCAAAATACGACAGCTACGGTTTATCGTTTGAAAATGGTTGGTACATTTGTTTTGACAGATGATTTCCATATCGGCTTTATTCATCCTACAGAACGTGATGCAGAGCCACGTTTAGGCGAACAAGTTGAGGCACGTGTTATTGGTGTTAGTCCACATGGTATGTTGAATTTATCATTGAAGCCTCGCGCCCATGAAGCGCTAGAGGATGATGCGCAAATGATTATGGCTTTACTTGAGAAAAGCCCAACATCATCACTACCTTATACTGATAAGAGCAACCCAGATGATATTCGTGATTATTTTGGTATCAGTAAAGCACAGTTTAAACGTGCACTGGGCCGCTTGATGAAAAACAAATTAATTGTGCAAGAAGACGGTCAAACGAAACTCGTTAAATAA
- a CDS encoding purine-nucleoside phosphorylase, whose amino-acid sequence MKHEQLMETVTYLKEKGLLEPEIGLVLGSGLGDLADEIVNPVIVSYSDIPHFPTSTVAGHKGQLVYGELSGKTVVAMQGRFHFYEGYSIQEVTLPIRVMKLLGVTSIGLTNAAGGVNVEFTPGDLMLITDHINFTSQNPLIGHNDDEMGPRFPDMSHTYDPEYQAIIQEVAKKKNVSIQTGVYMGFSGPTYETPAEVRMARILGADAVGMSTVPEAIVARHAGLRVFGISCITNLAAGMQSSLNHQEVVDVSTRVNETFKTLLKETLKAL is encoded by the coding sequence ATGAAACATGAACAATTAATGGAAACAGTTACTTACCTAAAAGAAAAAGGGTTACTAGAACCAGAAATCGGTCTTGTACTTGGATCAGGTTTAGGAGATTTAGCAGACGAAATTGTAAATCCTGTAATCGTTTCTTATTCAGATATTCCACATTTTCCAACATCAACCGTTGCAGGTCATAAAGGCCAATTGGTTTACGGTGAATTAAGTGGTAAGACTGTTGTTGCCATGCAAGGTCGTTTCCATTTTTATGAAGGATATAGCATTCAAGAAGTGACATTGCCGATTCGAGTAATGAAGTTACTAGGTGTGACATCAATTGGTTTAACAAATGCAGCAGGTGGTGTTAACGTTGAATTTACACCGGGCGATTTAATGCTGATTACAGACCACATTAACTTTACGAGCCAAAATCCACTTATCGGCCACAATGATGACGAAATGGGACCACGTTTCCCAGATATGAGTCATACTTATGATCCCGAATACCAAGCTATTATACAAGAGGTAGCTAAAAAAAAGAATGTATCAATCCAAACAGGGGTTTATATGGGCTTTAGCGGACCAACTTATGAAACACCAGCTGAAGTTAGAATGGCGCGTATTTTAGGAGCAGATGCAGTAGGTATGTCAACAGTTCCTGAAGCGATTGTCGCTCGTCATGCAGGCTTACGTGTATTTGGAATTTCATGTATTACCAACTTAGCTGCGGGTATGCAATCAAGCTTAAACCATCAAGAAGTGGTTGATGTTTCTACTCGGGTTAACGAAACCTTTAAAACACTATTAAAAGAAACTTTGAAAGCACTGTAA
- the deoB gene encoding phosphopentomutase, which translates to MKKYNRIHVVVMDSVGIGEAADADQFGDVGSDTLGHIAETAGLNLPNMEKMGLGNIRDIEQIKKEANPIGYHTKLEEISVGKDTMTGHWELMGLNITTPFRVFENGFPEDLINKIETFSNRKIIGNKPASGTEILDEYGEHQMKTGDLIVYTSADSVLQIAAHEDIIPLEELYAICEYARKITLEDPYMIGRIIARPYLGEPGNFNRTSNRHDYALSPFGKTTLDHLKEADYDVISIGKISDIFNEQGITDSIRTVSNMDGVDKLVDVLKRDFTGMSFLNLVDFDAVYGHRRNPEGYGQALEDFDQRIPEVLENLREDDLLLITADHGNDPTFRGTDHTREYVPLLAYSKSMKDSGALAQGYFADIASTIADNFGVEQSEHGTSFLDKLN; encoded by the coding sequence ATGAAAAAGTATAATCGTATTCACGTTGTAGTAATGGATTCAGTTGGTATTGGAGAGGCAGCAGATGCTGATCAATTTGGTGATGTAGGATCAGATACACTCGGCCACATTGCTGAAACAGCAGGATTAAATCTCCCTAATATGGAGAAAATGGGATTGGGTAATATCCGTGACATCGAACAAATTAAAAAAGAAGCAAATCCAATCGGCTACCATACAAAATTAGAAGAAATATCTGTTGGTAAAGATACAATGACGGGACATTGGGAATTGATGGGGTTGAACATTACAACACCATTCCGTGTTTTTGAAAATGGTTTTCCAGAAGATTTAATTAACAAAATAGAAACCTTTTCAAATCGTAAAATAATTGGTAACAAGCCAGCAAGTGGAACAGAAATTTTAGACGAATACGGCGAACATCAAATGAAAACGGGGGACTTAATCGTTTATACATCTGCAGATTCTGTTTTACAGATCGCAGCACATGAAGACATTATTCCGTTAGAAGAGTTATACGCAATTTGTGAGTATGCACGTAAAATCACCTTAGAAGATCCGTATATGATTGGTCGTATTATTGCACGTCCTTACTTAGGAGAACCAGGAAACTTTAACCGTACAAGTAACCGTCATGACTATGCTTTGAGCCCATTTGGTAAAACTACATTGGATCATTTGAAAGAAGCTGATTACGATGTTATCTCTATTGGTAAGATTAGCGATATCTTCAATGAACAAGGGATTACAGATTCTATTCGTACTGTCAGCAATATGGATGGTGTAGACAAGCTAGTTGACGTTCTGAAACGTGATTTTACGGGGATGAGTTTCTTGAATTTGGTTGACTTTGATGCGGTTTACGGTCATCGCCGCAATCCAGAAGGCTATGGACAAGCTCTAGAAGACTTCGACCAACGTATTCCTGAGGTTTTAGAAAACTTGCGAGAAGACGATTTATTGCTCATTACAGCAGATCACGGTAATGATCCTACATTTAGAGGAACAGACCATACGAGAGAATATGTTCCATTGCTTGCTTATAGTAAGTCAATGAAAGATAGCGGTGCTTTAGCACAAGGTTATTTCGCTGATATCGCGTCTACGATTGCTGATAACTTTGGTGTAGAACAAAGTGAACACGGTACGAGCTTCCTCGATAAACTTAACTAA
- a CDS encoding N-acetyltransferase has protein sequence MLISYNQNYEKIAMGLLSYVADLKNVDRLQKEMATYTQEEDKKLFLWRDTDTDNIVALVGIEYAESVVLIRHLSVNPSFRNEGLIYKMLDKLNLIYPIQAINGTLETAPIIAKWVQKNAETAPDLDDDI, from the coding sequence GTGCTTATTTCTTATAATCAAAACTATGAAAAGATTGCTATGGGCTTGCTCTCATATGTGGCGGACTTAAAAAATGTTGATCGCTTGCAGAAAGAAATGGCGACTTACACTCAGGAAGAAGATAAAAAACTGTTTCTTTGGCGCGACACAGATACTGATAATATTGTTGCATTGGTTGGAATTGAATATGCTGAGTCTGTTGTTTTAATTCGTCATCTTTCGGTCAATCCGTCCTTTAGAAATGAAGGTTTAATCTACAAGATGCTTGATAAATTAAACCTTATCTATCCTATTCAAGCGATAAATGGAACACTAGAAACAGCGCCAATTATTGCAAAGTGGGTCCAAAAAAATGCAGAAACGGCGCCAGATTTGGATGATGACATATGA
- the xerD gene encoding site-specific tyrosine recombinase XerD, whose protein sequence is MEDVMTEYLHHLRIEQGLATNSIQSYRRDLMKYHRFLVEHKLHSFSEVKKTDIFLFLEQLNQEQLASSSISRMISCLRKFHHYLLIESKASHNPMEEIKLPKKKQSLPKSLTVDEVDRILSTPDTTTVLGVRDRAILEVMYATGLRVSELVHLTLSELHLEMGFIQTVGKGDKERVVPLGEEAIYWVEEYLAFSRTSLSKGRKESPYLFLNFHGQGFSRQGIWKNLNKIVLEAGIHKKISPHMLRHSFATHILENGADLRVVQELLGHSDISTTQIYTHITKERMVESYRKHHPRA, encoded by the coding sequence ATGGAAGATGTGATGACGGAGTACCTGCACCATTTGCGAATTGAACAGGGCTTAGCAACAAATAGTATTCAAAGCTACCGAAGAGATTTGATGAAATATCACCGTTTCCTTGTTGAACACAAGCTCCATTCTTTTTCTGAAGTGAAAAAAACAGATATCTTTCTATTCCTAGAGCAGTTAAATCAAGAACAACTGGCCTCTTCGTCGATTAGTCGGATGATTTCGTGTTTAAGAAAGTTTCATCACTATTTGCTAATTGAATCAAAAGCCTCTCATAACCCAATGGAAGAAATCAAATTGCCAAAGAAAAAACAGAGTTTGCCAAAATCATTAACAGTTGATGAGGTAGACCGAATTTTATCAACGCCAGATACAACAACGGTTCTCGGAGTAAGGGACCGTGCCATTTTAGAAGTTATGTATGCGACAGGTTTAAGGGTCAGTGAATTGGTTCATTTAACGCTGTCTGAACTTCATTTAGAAATGGGATTTATTCAAACAGTAGGTAAGGGAGACAAAGAGCGTGTTGTCCCTCTAGGTGAAGAAGCTATTTATTGGGTTGAAGAATATTTAGCCTTTAGCCGAACATCTCTTAGTAAAGGCAGAAAAGAAAGTCCGTATTTGTTTTTAAACTTCCATGGACAGGGATTCAGCAGACAAGGAATTTGGAAAAATCTAAATAAGATTGTATTAGAGGCGGGTATTCATAAAAAAATATCGCCACATATGTTGCGACATTCGTTTGCGACCCATATTTTGGAGAACGGTGCAGATTTAAGAGTCGTTCAAGAATTGCTGGGGCATTCTGATATTTCAACAACACAAATATATACACATATTACAAAAGAACGCATGGTTGAGTCTTATCGCAAGCACCATCCACGTGCGTGA
- a CDS encoding segregation/condensation protein A has translation MNNETNELTIQLESFEGPLDLLLHLIKELKVDIFDIPMVEITNQYFHYLQTMQELRLDIAGDYLLMAATLLEIKSRMLLPKKEIEIEDDFYEEGEDPREELINQLLEYKRIQEAAKVLKEMENERGDFFTKLPADLDSYRQSIPLSPGEVSSEDLISALQKMYQKLLRKKLLSARLNQEESSVDQTMVDILDKFDQLKKAKHATIPFTDFYEVATRAHIVTTFLAMLELVREKKIYFIQDVTYGDILLKRLWEEADEDE, from the coding sequence ATGAATAATGAGACAAATGAATTAACTATCCAGCTTGAATCGTTTGAAGGACCGTTGGATTTACTCTTACATCTTATTAAAGAGCTTAAAGTTGATATTTTCGATATCCCGATGGTAGAAATTACGAATCAGTATTTTCATTATCTTCAAACCATGCAGGAGTTGCGACTAGATATTGCAGGGGACTATCTTTTAATGGCAGCTACCTTATTAGAAATCAAGAGTCGCATGTTACTTCCTAAAAAAGAAATTGAAATTGAAGATGACTTTTATGAGGAGGGGGAAGATCCTCGTGAGGAACTCATTAATCAACTTCTTGAATATAAACGTATTCAGGAAGCTGCCAAAGTTTTGAAGGAAATGGAAAACGAACGCGGTGACTTCTTTACAAAGTTGCCGGCCGATTTAGATAGTTACCGTCAGTCTATTCCTTTATCACCAGGAGAAGTCTCTTCAGAGGATTTAATTTCAGCTCTTCAAAAAATGTATCAAAAATTATTACGAAAAAAACTCTTAAGTGCCAGATTAAATCAAGAGGAGTCTTCAGTGGATCAAACTATGGTTGATATCCTTGATAAATTTGACCAGTTAAAAAAAGCTAAGCATGCAACGATTCCTTTTACTGATTTTTATGAAGTTGCTACAAGGGCACATATTGTAACAACCTTTTTGGCTATGCTTGAACTAGTAAGGGAAAAGAAAATTTACTTTATTCAAGACGTTACGTATGGCGACATTTTATTGAAACGGTTATGGGAGGAAGCAGACGAAGATGAATAA
- a CDS encoding Fur family transcriptional regulator has protein sequence MPEQSLDSIKTALQKGGFKLTPQREATVKVLLDNDHLSAEEIFMYLRQTNPDIGLATVYRTLEILTQLQITHKVLFEDGLARYDIRKESNKPSHLHLLCTTCGNIQEVYDDLIYELEKGMQEKYNFRVADHRLIFHGICSECQEMPAQITVSGKKGRK, from the coding sequence TTGCCTGAACAATCACTTGATAGTATTAAAACCGCATTACAAAAAGGTGGGTTTAAATTAACACCACAACGTGAAGCGACGGTAAAAGTTCTTCTTGATAATGATCATTTAAGCGCAGAAGAAATTTTTATGTACTTAAGGCAGACTAATCCCGATATTGGTCTAGCAACAGTATATCGCACCTTAGAAATACTCACGCAATTACAAATTACACATAAGGTTCTTTTCGAAGATGGATTAGCTCGCTATGATATTCGAAAAGAAAGTAATAAGCCATCGCACCTTCACTTACTTTGTACAACTTGTGGTAATATTCAAGAAGTTTACGATGATTTGATCTATGAGTTAGAAAAAGGCATGCAGGAAAAGTACAATTTCCGAGTGGCAGACCACCGTTTGATTTTTCATGGAATTTGTTCTGAGTGTCAAGAAATGCCAGCCCAAATCACCGTTTCAGGCAAAAAAGGTCGCAAGTAA